Genomic segment of Prosthecobacter vanneervenii:
GCCCACGGCAGACTGCAGTGCCGCATACAGCGGGTGCTTCGCATCTCCCTTGATCGCCACCTTCGAAAACATCGGAAAGGTCACCTTGTAACGCTCGGTGCAAAACGCCTTGATGGCCGATTCCGCACCCGGCTCCTGCCCTCCAAAGTCATTGCAGGGAAACCCCAGCACCACCAGCCCCTTGCCGCTCATTTTCTGATACAGGTCCTCCAGCCCCGCATACTGCGGTGTGTAGCCACACTCTGAGGCCACATTCACAACCAGGAGTACCTTCCCTGCATAAGCCTTCAGCGTCGTGTCCTTCCCATCAATATCCTTGATAGCGATATCCTGGACGTTGGTGTCGGCAGCCACTGCAATGGAAGTCATGAGAAGGGAAAGAAGAAGCGATTTCATATTCAGGTAGGATCTACGAGCAACAAACGGAGAACGGCACACCATTCACACTTCTGGCTTCGTCATTATTTCGTCATTCGGATTTACTCATTCGTCATTTCTCTTCCACCATGCTGAGGAAAATATCCTCCAGCCTGCTGCCCCGCTGCTCATGTTCCTTCCGCAGCTCCTCCAGCGTCCCCAGCGCCACCAGCTTGCCGTGGTGGATGATCCCGATGCGGTCGGCCAGTTCCTCCGCGATGTTCAGCAGATGCGTGCTCATCAGCACCGTCGTACCCGCCAGGCTCCGCTCCTTGATCTCGCGCTTCACCGTGCGCGCATGGATGGGGTCCAGCCCCACCATCGGCTCGTCGATCACAAACACCTTCGGATCATGCAGCAGCGCACTGGCGATCCCCAGCCTCTGCCTCGTGCCGTGGCTGAGGTTCTCAATCCGCTGCCGCGAATGCTCATGCAGCGCAAACTTGGTGAACAGCGCATCCGTCTGCGCCCTCGCCTTCTCAGGCTCCATCTCAAACAGCTCCGCGATAAACTCCATGAACTCCACCGGCGTCAGCTTCTCATAAAACACCGCCACATCCGGCACATAGCCCAGCAGCGCCTTGGCCTTCATCGCCTCCTGCTGCACATCATGCCCGCACAGCCTCACCTTGCCGGCATCCGGCTTCATCAGCCCCGTCAGCAGCTTCATCGCAGTCGTCTTGCCCGCGCCATTCGGCCCTAGAAAGGCAAACAGCTCACCGGGTTGGATGGTCAGGTTCAGCCCGTCCAGCGCCCGCAGCTCGCCATAGTTCATCGTCAGGTTTTCGATCTCGATCATGCGTCAGTTAAAAAGTTCCGTTCATTCCGCCCCCTCCTGCAGCCCGTGTATCGCAGGCTCCAGCAGCACATAGTCGCTCGGCAGGTTAATGCGGGCCAGCTCTCCCGCTTCCGTAAAGATCATCTTCACCTCGTGCATTCCCATCACCGGCAGCGTCAGCACAAAGCACTTCCTTTGCCTCCCGGCCAGCACCATCTGCCCCTCGCGTGCCTGCAGCTTCATCGCATCGGGCGAGGCCTCATTTTTCGCCAGCCCGCCGCTGATCATCGAAAGCATTCCCGGCGCGCCATCCAGCCCGCCAGCCCCTCCGAAATTCATCAGCATCTGCACATCCTTCGAGCTCATCACCACACGATCCCCCTGCTTCACCAGCAGCTCGGGCGTGGGGTTTCTCTCATCCCACGAGAGCTGCATGCTCGCATCCCTCTGTGGAAAGGTGGCCTTCAGCCCCAGATGCTGCCACCGCTCGGCATCAGCCAGCGTACAGCCCATGTTCCATGCCGCCAGGATGCTGTGCGCAGGCACTCCTGCTTCCGACTCCTGCTCCACGGACCCATGCGAGATGATGTCATACACCGTCTGATGGTTCGGCTTGATCCGCCGTGCCACCTGCAGGTTCGCATGCCCCACCTTTTCCTTCTGATGGTACAGATGCAGCGTGCAGCCAAAGTTTTCCGAC
This window contains:
- a CDS encoding glutathione peroxidase encodes the protein MTSIAVAADTNVQDIAIKDIDGKDTTLKAYAGKVLLVVNVASECGYTPQYAGLEDLYQKMSGKGLVVLGFPCNDFGGQEPGAESAIKAFCTERYKVTFPMFSKVAIKGDAKHPLYAALQSAVGGEVGWNFEKFLIGKDGKVLQRFTSDVEPDSPELKAAIEAALR
- a CDS encoding ABC transporter ATP-binding protein, which produces MIEIENLTMNYGELRALDGLNLTIQPGELFAFLGPNGAGKTTAMKLLTGLMKPDAGKVRLCGHDVQQEAMKAKALLGYVPDVAVFYEKLTPVEFMEFIAELFEMEPEKARAQTDALFTKFALHEHSRQRIENLSHGTRQRLGIASALLHDPKVFVIDEPMVGLDPIHARTVKREIKERSLAGTTVLMSTHLLNIAEELADRIGIIHHGKLVALGTLEELRKEHEQRGSRLEDIFLSMVEEK